The Methanobacterium formicicum DSM 3637 nucleotide sequence ACGGCTCTCAACCTGGAAGGATTGACTGGAAGTTATACTATTCTTTTGAATGTGAACAACAGTCAGCAATCAACACAACTCACTGTAAATGATGTTCAAGGAATTCCTAACCAGAGTGCGAATTTGAATGCTCTCTTAAAAGATGCCAGCAGCAACCCCATTCAGGGTAAAGTTGTCCAGTTTTCAGTCAACGGAACCGTGGTGGGTACTGGAACCACAGATAGTAGTGGTGTGGCTACCTATGCATACACTCCTACTGTTACCGGAATATACAATTTACAAGCTATATTCAAGGGTGATTTAAGGTATGCCTCTTCTCAGGACAATGCCACTATCCTATCTCTACCTAACAATCCCTTCCTAAATTACAGCACATACTTCGGAGGAAGTGAGTGGGAAAAAGGAAAAGGAATATTTGTGGATGAACAGGGTAACATATACATATCTGGTGTGACTAAATCAGCGAACACAAGTCCCAATGACTTCCCCGCCCCTACTGGTGGTGTGACTCGAATTGGTCCAGGCGGAAACTATGATGTTTTCGTGGTTAAAATGGATCGTAATGGAAATTTAATTTACAGCACCATTTTAGGCGGAACTCTTAGAGAAACTCCTAATTCCCTGGCAGTGGATGCTTTAGGAAACGCTTATGTCACAGGACACACACAATCTGCTGATTATCCAACTACAGAAGGCGCTTACGACAGAATTTATGGTAATGTAACCGATGCCTTTGTGTTTAAACTGAACTCAACTGGAAATCTGGTTTACAGCACTTACCTCGGAGGAACAATCCTCACCAGAGGTTGGGGTATTGCAGTGGACAATGCAGGATGTGCATATATTACTGGAATAACCAATTCCCCGGACTTTCCCACCACTGAAGGTGCATTCCAAACCACTAAAGGTGGTCCTGTCTGGCATAATGGAGATGAATTTGATCAGGTATACCAGGATAGTTTTGATGCTTTTATCACTAAACTGAACTCAACTGGAACTGCTCTCATTTACAGTACCTACCTTGGAGGAAGCCAGGCTGAACAACCACTCGACATTGCAATAGACAGCGCAGGTTGTGCCTACATTGTTGGAGAAGAAACATGTTCTATGGATTTCCCGGTTAAAAATGCCTTCCAAAACATCTTTGGAGGAGGATCACAGGATTCCTTCGTAACCAAATTGAACCCAAATGGAACAGCACTTATCTACAGTACTTATTTAGGTGGACTTGGTGCTGATCAGGGAGTTAAATTAACGGTGGATGCTGCAGGAAATGCTTACATCACCGGAGAAACTTATTCTTCCAATTTTCCAACCACTGAAGGTGCCTACCAAAGAACCTACAAAGGTCCTGATGAAAACAACGGAGATGCATTTGTAACCAAACTGGATACCAATGGGGCTTTAATCTTCAGCACCCTCCTCGGAGGAAATGGGGATGATGCAGGAACAGGTATTGCAGTAAACAGTGACGGAACTATTTATGTAGCCGGACAAACGGCATCTACAGATTTCCCAACCACACCTAACGCCTACCAAACAACCAACGCAGGTAACTATGATGCTTTCGTGAGTAGACTCAGTCCAGATGGTAAAGTACTCAGTTACAGTACCTATCTAGGAGGAAACACCATAGTTGCAGGAACTGCAACATCAACAGACCAGGCAAATAACCTTGTATTGGGTCAAGGAGGATTCTATGTATATGGATTCACTAACTCAGCAGATTTCCCAACCACAACCGATGCATTCCAAAAAAATAACGGCTATAAAGGTACCGGAACCGGTGTCTGGGACATGTTCATCACCAAATTCGTGAACCCTACTCAGATCACAACTGGTAATGTTACCGGAGAGAAAGATGCAACTGTTAATCTGACTGCTACGCTTTCAGAGGCTAACACTTTAGGTTATGCTCCTCTCGCTAATAAAACGGTGCGGTTCATGGTTAATGGTGTGTTCGCTGGCAATGCTACTACTAATGGTAATGGTGTGGCTACTCTGACTTACCCTGTCAGTCTTGTTGGTGGAAATTACACAGTACAGGCCTTTTTTGATGGAGATCTAGATCATTTGGCCAGCAGTACTAGTGGAACTCTAAAAGTACCACAATCCAGTCTGCATGTTAGGACCAGTTCTAATAAGGCTAATCCTGCTGTGGGCGACACGGTTATTGTTACTTACAAATTGAGTAATGATGGGCCTGATGCAGCCCGCAATGTAGTGATGAGATTCACTGTACCTGAGGGTTTGGAATATATTGGTGCCACTAAGGATGTGGGTAACGTTGAATACGATGAAGCCACAAGAACTGTTATCTGGACAATGGATACTGTGCCTGTGGGTGACCCGTATATCAGTGTTAATATGCGTGTTTTAAGTGCAGCTGTTTTCGGATTACAGCCTCAGCTTACCACCACTACCTATGATCCAACCATTGCAAGCAGTGTATTATACCGGACTCTTACTACTCGTGAGAGAGCTGTTGATACTTCTGGTAATTCCAACGCTTCGGTTAATGCAGCCACCGCCAATGGAACCGGTTCTGGTGTAGGTGTAAATGCAGCCAGCAGTACAGTGCCAATGCAAACAACTGGATTCCCACTTGTTGGGCTGGTACTGGCAGTTTTGATGCTAGTGGGTGGAATGGCAACATCCAAAAAATAAACCATTTTCCCCTTTTTCTTTTTTTAAATTATAATAATCTTTGTGAGTTAAAAATTTTTATTTGTATTACAAATCACGATTAATTATCCAAAATCGTAATAACAAATATTATATACATCATAATAAAAGAAATTTAAATATTTAATATAAAGGAGATGATGTCATTAAATTGATAAAAAAGGAAGGTATTCTTCTGATATTATTGATAGCAATAACTTTTTGTTTTTGTGGTGCGGTTACAGCCCATCCGGGACATGGAACTCCTATAGAAGTGCCTACAGATCCTGGAACCGGGGGTGGTACGGATACAGGTACTACTGACACAGGTTCAACAGGATCTACTTCTTCAGGAACAGATTCAGGTGCTACTTCAACATATGGAGGTTCATCAAGCGGAGTTTCTACAGGTAGTACTTCAAAAAGTACGGGAAGTACAAGCGGGGGAACAGAATCTGCTCAAACTGGAACAACTAACACTCCAGTAAATGACAATAACAATGCCACCACTACTTCTGCAGGTGGTTCTGAAGAGGTCAGTGGAAATACTGGATCTTCAAATACCTCACCAGGTGGTCCTGCTGCATTGATTGGCTTAATGGTGGTTGTTGGTTTAATAGGTATGTCTTTCCCTTACAAAGAAGGTGGTGCTCTAAGCAAGCTACAAATGAGCATTTTTGGCAGATAAAAACCGTGGTTTCTTAAAAACTTTATTTGGGAGAAAATTAGGTTTAAATTTGCATTTTAGATTGTTATTAGTTCTTTTTATCTAAAAATTTCAATAACAAAAAAATGATTGAAGGAGGTTATAAATTTGCATTTATCTGATGGCCTGATACCGTTATGGCAGGCTGCAATCTACTGGATTATTACCATTGCCGTACTGGCAATATACATGTATAAACTTTCTAAAACTGAGGATAAAGGGAAAATTCTCGTCAACACAGCAATTCTTGCAGCGGTAACTGTTGTTGTATCCTCAATTTCCATACCCTCACCATTCGGGATTCCAATACACTTATTCGTAATACCCTTAGTGGTAATTTTACTAGGCCCTTTGAGTGGGGTTACAGTAGCATTTTTGTGTTTCATAGTACAGTTCTTATTCCTGGGAATGGGGGGTATAACCTCTTTAGGTGCTAATGTGGTGACCATGGGGATAGTGATGAGTTTTTCAACCTATTACTTCTACCAATTCACGAAAGAACTGGATGATCGGTTGAGTATTTTCTCAGGAACCTTCATGGGAATAATTATGGCCACCATAACTCAGATCATAATATTGCTGATTGCGGGTGTTGCCACCCTTGAGGTTTTAATGGCCACACTAGTGCCATTCTATCTCTTTGTGGGTGTTATTGAGGGCATTATCAATGTATTCATAATCCTGTCCATATTTAAACTAAAACCGGAACTGGCAAAGGTGGAACAAATATAAAGTGGGGTTATTGTGATGATTAATCTAAAACAAATAGGAATTTTAATCCTGATACTTGCTGCATTCATGGTGCCAGTGAGTGCCCATGGGGTACATGTAACCACCAATGAGTCAAACATTATCATAGCGGATAACTCCACTGGAAAACTGGCCAAATCTGTAGTGGATCAGATGGGGGTGAATGTCACAGTTTACAAGTTTGCATCAGCCGATGATGTGACCCATGAACTGGAACACGCCCTTGAAAATTCAAATAAGAAAATTCTGGCAGTTGCTTACACCGACACTGTTCAACAGTTTATAGGTCAACATCCCGAAGTTTCAAGTCGAATTATTGTGGTGGATGCCAATCAAAATGCAATCCAACAGGGTTTAACCAAGTTAAATGTTTCAGGAGCAAACAGTGCTGGCTTTTTAACCCCACTTTTATCTGGCCTGTTAATTGGATTGGTATTTGGATTGGGAATAGGTGCTGTGTGGATGAAGAGGAAATTGGTTTAAACTGGAATTTCCTATTTTCAGTGTAAGATTTTTCTCTTGAGATATAGGTATCCTTTGACTCCAAAAAGAGTTAAGGGAACCTTTCCATTAATTAGCTCAAGATTAACCAATTTTCTATGAAATAAGAATCTGAAAACTTATTAACATTCAATTTAATTATTCAGGGGGATTAATAAGTGATGAGAATTAGTATGTCTTTACCTCGAAAGTTGCTTGGAGAATTCGATGAAGTTCTACGGGATAGAGGTTATAATTCAAGGTCTAAGGGAATCAGAGATGCTCTGGAGGATTACATAATACGTTACCAGTGGATGCAGGAGATGGAAGGAGAAAGAATGGGCACTATAGCGGTTATATTTGAATACCATTACACCGATGTCCTGAAAGATCTTGCAGATATCCAGCATGATTTCAGAAAGCAGATAACTGCAGTTATGCGTACTGAAATAGGTGAAAAATACTGCCAGGAAATTATAGTAGTAAAGGGAGATGTGAAACACATCCGTGACCTAACAGAAAAAATTAAAAGACTTAAAGGTGTTGAACATGTTAAACTGACCATTACAGTCAGTAAATCAAGTTCTCACTAAGATGTAAACTAGTAAATTTGATATAATATTCTTGTTAGTTTAATTCTAATTTAGGCAGTGTTGATGAAAGGAATATCCTCTAAAATAATTTTTTCTTTTTTAGTAACTGAATTTAGTTTAATCTTCATTTTTCATGATTATTTGGCTATTATGCGAGTTTAAAGAGTTCAATTGCTTTAAAAGAACATATGCATTATGTCTTATTATCTGGTCCATTAATATTATTTATATGTTATGGATTTTTTAATATAACAATAATAATATATATGTTATTACTAAGATTAGTCTCAGTGTCTTTATATTTCTCATAAGCTTGTATAAGAAGGTGAAAATGTGATGAAAAAAGGAGTAATTGTATTGGTGGTTTTATTGGCTGTGATTTTCTGTGGGAATGCTTCAGCTATGTATCAATATCAACCAGAGACATATCAACCAGATATACCAACAGGGATAACTGGAGATGATTGGGTTACTGAAGAAGAGTGGAATAACCTTTTGGCTGGAGGCAGTGGATCAAGTAATGTTCAAGAATATATAAATGGGATACATACTTCTTCCCAAGGGGATTCGAATGTTCAAGGCGGTGATTCATCTCAGGGAACTTCCACAGGTTCATCTGCATCCACAGGTTCATCTCCCTCCTCGGATTCAACTGGATCAACGGGTTCATCTACTGATAATGCAATTAATAATTCTCCAAATACTGCCACAACAGAATCAGGGACTTCAACTGATGATAATGGGAAATCTGATGAATCTTCCAAAGTAGGAACTCCAAGCTCCAGTGGCACACCATGGGGTGCTTATGCTGTGGGGGGAATTATTTCTGTTCTGGCCATAGGTGCTGCTGGATTCTATTACAGGGGAAACATGTTTAGAAAATAAAGATTAATCATTTTATTTTTTTATCTTTTTTATCTGCCATGATGATTCATGTTAACCAAAAGCTAAGATATATGGTGGAAAGTGTATAGGTTATAGCTTTATGGAGTTGGGTTCTTTTCCAAGGGCAACTCATCGATGAGATGTCGCAAAGATCAGGTTCTTGATTTGGCTGCCAAATTAGATGGAATCCCGATCCTACAATGTGGTTACAATATCATCACCTAAAATCATTCGATGCTATTAAGCAGCCTTCCTCAAAAATTAGATACTCTTTAGGAAAAGAATTTATTTTTTAGATTTAAAAACAATGTGGTTATTACTATATTTTCAAACTAACTTCTAAATTTTTATATTTTCTTCAATGAGCAAGTCCTAATCATAAATATTGTATTTAATATCTTCTTTTCGCTTGAAACGAGTTTATATTTGTCAGTGGGAGGATTAATTGAAGATGTTTTAGTATCATTATAACTGCCTAAATCAACATAATTTTATTAATAAAATATTTATTATTACGATTTTTCATTTATTTAACCTAATGTAATAACATAAATATTATATATAGTATTATAACGATATAATGCCGATGAACATATATTCGATTGAATAGGTGTTCAAGTAAAATAAAAAGGAGGTGAAAAGATGAGAAAACAAGGAGTAATACTTGTAATAGCAACTTTGATGGCAGTAATTCTATGTGGAGCTGTATCAGCTACAGATTCATCTACTACTGGGGGTGAGGGCAATATTTCTGATGTTAATTCTTCGGGTAATGTCGATCCCATCCTCTGGGTGAATGTTGGTTACGAGTATGCAAATGATAACATAACTCCAGAAATTAAAGTTACTGATTCCAATAATAACAGTGTAGCTTTTGACAAGACAAGGTACTCAGACACACTCTACCGATTGAACTTCACCTATGCAGGTGTTACCAATGGAACCATGTTTAATGTAATGGTTAGTGCTCCGGGTTACATTACCCAGAAAAAGCAGGTGACTGTTTATCAGGCTGGCACGGATCCAGATTTTATTGGAAATCTAAATTTTGACATGAAGGCCACTGAAAACTACAAACTGGGTCGTGAAGTAACTTCCACAGCAAACCAACAGCTGAACTTTTCAACTGCTGACGCTGTTTTAGCCATAACCACTGCAGGTGTACCTCAACTCAATGGAGGTACCAGTGAAGACTGTATTGAAGGTATTTTAAATGGTTCAAACGGCCTTGTATCCTATGGTAAAGGTAACCTGTTAATGCTCAGGCAAACTGCAGTAGATCCTGTGGACTTTGCATTTATAGTTAAAAGAGGAACTTCCTTAATTGCAATCTGTTTCAGGAATGGAACTGCAACCCCGGTTTACATGGGCACCATCTCTGAAAATATGTCAGCCGCAGATTGGAACAAATTAATTGCATCTGTAGGTGGGGAAAATGCATTTTCCTTTGCCAGCCTTGCAAACGCTTGGAATGCAGGAGCTCCATCAGACCTGTTGAGAGAAGCAGCCTTCCACGGTCACGTGTGTCAAGGAACCATAAGTGGATACACCATCACTCAGGCACTACTTAAATACTATCCTCCAATACAGGAAACGGCAGGAGGATCCGGTTCTCCTGGTGATATAACCTCATACAAAGTTATAGGAGTTCCAGGTGACTCAGATGATGATGCAGCAATGTATTTCCTCGATGCCACAGCTGGAAAAGGTGGTTACACTGGATATGACACCACCCCTACAGGAGCTACTAGCAACATGGTAGGTTTCATTCGATGGTACAGTAACACCAACACTGGAGAACTCATAATCATGAGGTTCAAACGTGCAGAAAACAGACAACAGTTCGAACAGGAAACAGGAATAACTCTAAACAATGACTTAGCGGAGTTAAAATTCAACACATGGATACTGGGCAAACTTAAAACTAACCCCGAACAACTGGTTGAGTTCATAACTGAAAAAACAGGACTCACTGAAGAACAGTACTACTACATCTTGGGAACAGCAACCAACATTACCAACTCAAATGGAACAGTCCGCATACCTGCTCAGGATGCTCACGGATTAGACATGGCATACATTAACAGTCTGAACTTAACCAACGCAACCAGAGCAACTGCAAGTACCACTAGTGCTACAGAATTAACCTACGATCAGTTAAAACAGATAGGTATTGACGCAGCTAATCTAGCAAAACAGATATTCAAAGATCAACTTGGAATAGACCTTGAAAAAGACGATGCTGACTTAGCGGTTCTAACGTCTGCTGGATACGTTTACTTAAATGGTCAATCCACCGAAGCAACCTGGGATGGAATATTCGAAGTTCTGGGCTCACGACTAAGCAGATCTACTTTACTACCAATACACATGGGATTATGGAAACCATTATGGTACACATTTGCCCTTCGTGATGCAAATGGAACAACCCTCAATGCACTCTACATGAGATACGATCCAGTAACCAAACAATGGATAGTAACAAACGGTAGTGATGGGAACAAAGTAAATGATATAGGACCCGCAGCTTTAAACAACAAAACACAACTGAACAATCTAAACAAAGTATTCCCAGATGGAAACTTCTTTAATATACAGAGTATTGCCAACGCATGGAGGAATAACCCAAAATTTGACCAGTTAGTAACATTCTTGTTCCATGACCATGCCTGCCCAGGAGTACAGCCAGGATTCTTCATAACTGACTACATCTTCAACAACATACCACTAAGTGAAGGTCAAAGTTACAACTACATAGCTAACAGTATCTACTGCAAAGATGACAGTCTAATATATTTATTAGGTGTTTCTCCAGGAATGGGAACCTACATGAACCAGAGACTGCCCAATGATGAAGTTGATTCAGACCTGATACCTGGCGGAACTGAAGAAGGAATTCTGGTAGTATGGGACAACAATACCAATACGGGCAAAGTATACATAATCACATTTAGCTGGGCTGATATTGATGTGTCTGATCTCACAACCAGCGAAGCTAAACGAGAAGCCCAGATACAGGCCTATATAGACATGTACAATGGAATACCCAACCCCAGAGTTAGAAATAATCAGCAAACTACTTCAACGTATTTGGGAACCGTGTCAAGAAGTCAATTTACAACTCTTCAACAGGGAGGGGAAAACGGTGAAAATTCACAACAAACTGCCAGAAGATGGTTTGCCAGTGGTTCGAATCCATCCGGAACTGGATCTTCCTCCCCAGGAACTGGATTAATCAGTTCCTCCAATGGAAGCGGAACTGGTTTACTTGGATCATCCAATGGGGCTAATGTTTCAAGTGTTAATGTCAGTGCAGCTACTGTGACTAACTCAACCAGTGGTTCTGTTGGAACTCAACCCGGTGATGCAAAAGCCTACGAAGTCACTCAAGCTGGTGCACAAGGTTCAGAAGGAACTCCATGGGGGCTTTATGCCATTGTTGGAGTGATAGCTGTCCTAGCATTAGGTGGAGTCGGATTCTTCTACAAAGGTGGTAAGTTCGGTCGATAAAAAACCATTCCCTTTCTTTTTTTTCTTTTTTAGATAATTCATACTGTATTTGTATTTTAACAATGATTAATAAAAAATGGCATTCTTTTTTGAATATCACTCTTTTTATATGGTTTTTTTTGTTTATTTGGCTATTTTAGGTTTTTTTTACAATTAAACTATTTAGAAATTAATTGTTTTGGATAAACATTTTTCATCTGTTCTTTTAATATTGTTTATCTCATAATTATCATGTTTTAATTGTATTAAAAAACCTGCAAAAATCCTTATTTTTTTATTAACATATTTTTTTTTATTACTATTAATCCTATATGGGGCTATTAAGTAATAACACAAAGCTTATATATTGTATTACTACGATATAACGTCGTGATGAATATATATTCGATTGAATATCTGTTCAAACAAAACTAAAAATGAAAAAGGAGGTGAAAAGATGAGAAAACAAGGAGTAATACTAGTAATAGCGACTATGATGGCACTGATTCTTTGTGGAGCAGTTTCTGCTACGGATTCATCTACTACTGGAGGTGAAGGTAATCTTTCTGATGTTAATGCTTCTGAACCTGTTGACCCCATTTTATGGGTGGATGTAGGATACGAGTATGCAGATGATAAGATTAACCCTGAAATTGCAGTAACAGATTCCAATAACAATAATGTAACTTTTGACAAGACAAAGTACTCAGACACACTCTACAAGTTGAACTTCACATATGCGAATGTTACCAACGGGACCCTGTTTAATGTGATAGTCAGAGCTCCAGGTTACATAGCCCAAACTCAACAGGTAGCGGTTAATCAAGCAGGTACCGATCCAGAGTTTATTGGAACTGCAGATTTTGACATGCAAGCCACTGATAGCTATAAAATTGGCCGCAATGTCACCGCAGCTGCAGACAACTTACTACACTTTGCAACAGCAGACGATGTTCTATGTATAACTACAGCAGGACTAGCTTATCATAATGGTACCACTACTGAAGACTGTTTGGAAGGAATTTTAAACGGTTCGCATGGTGAAATAAGTTATGGTCAGGGAAACCTGCTGACATTCCAGTCAATTAGAACAGACCCTCTGGATTTCTGTTTCATTGTAAGAAATGGTAATGAACTCACTGCAGCTTTCTTCAAAAACGGTACATTAACCCCTGCATACTTCGGAACTTTCTCTGCCATTGATCAGGCATTATGGGAAAACACCGTATCGCCAACCCTAGGTGAACATGCATTTGGATATGTCAGTCTGGCAAACGCCTGGAAGGAAGGGCTCTCCACCGACATCCTGAGACAGGCCGCATACCACGGTCACGTATGTCTGGGAACTATCAGTGGACAGGCCATGGTCAGCCTTCTACTGAAATACTACCCTCCTGGAGTATATGGTAATTCCGGAGAACTTGAAGCAACAAGTTACAGGGCTATCAGTGTACCTGGTAACTCAGATGATGATGCAATAATCTATTCCTTAGATTTAACCCCGGGAAAACGTTCTTGGGTGGGATATGAAACTAGTGGTTCAGGTGCTGCTGACAACATGATTGGATTCATCCGATGGTGCGATTCCACCAATACTGGAACACTCATCATAATGCGATTCAATGAAGAAGCTGTACTTCAGTTATACAAACAACAAACAGGTAACAATGCATACACAGGTATTGCTGGTGAATTAGCGTTCAACGCATGGTTAGTCAATAAATTAGAAAATGACCCTGACTCCCTGGTGGAGATAATGTACGTCTTTGAAAACATAACCCCACAAATTCACAACAACCTAACTGGAGGAGTTGACTCTAAAAATGTTGTATGTGATGCTTTAGGGCTTGACATGGACTACATACTGGGCCTGAATTTAACCAATGTAGCAAACCAGAGAGTTGCCACAAACTACACAACTGGAAACTTGACTCAGGATCAGATCAAACAGATCGGAGAAGACGCTGCAAACATGGCTATTGCATTATTCGCAGCAGATGGCATTAATTTGGAGAAAGATGACTATAATCTTACAGTCTTCACTTCTGCAGGTTACGTACGTGTCAATGGCCAAGTAATGGATATGACTTTTGATGGAATCTATAATGTCTTAGGTTCCCGACTTTCCAGAGCAACCTTACTGCCGGTACATAATGCAAGATTCAACGACCTGTACTTCCAGTTCAGTCTGGAATATAATGGAACTGTCATCACTAAAACTATTTGGTACAATTCAACAACAGGAATACTGGAAGCTAAAGACAAAGCTGGATGTATCATAGATCAGGTAATCCCTTACGACCCACCATACGATGTTTTAATGGCATGGTTATGGCACAATCACGTTTGTGGAGGTAGTACAACTGGATACTTAATCACTGACTACGTCTATGACAACTTCCCAATAACTGCAGATGAACAGTACACCTACATATCTACCAATGACATCTGTAGAGATGATATTTTATCATATCTCTTAGGAGTATCTGCAGGAGATGGAACTTACTATAACCAGAGAATGAAATCAGCAGGTAGTGAAGTTGGAATAATCAGCGTTTATGACAGTAAAACCAACACCAGAAGAGTAGCTATCATTAATTTAGTTGCCCCTAAATTTTCAGATGGTAACAATTATGATAACTACATAAGAGTATACAAAATTCTACAAAAATACGACGACTGGAACTCACCTGAGTGTCAAGAGGAGTTAGCGAGTATACCAAACCTAATTTCTGGACCATCAATATCTCTGACTGCAGATACATTTGTAACTGAAGAAGAATGGCAGATGATCATATCTGGAGGTGGAGAATACGGTGATTCCCTGAGCTACATTCATAGTGCTGTACCTCAACGTACCCAAGCTGAATTAATTAGTTTGATGAGAGGTTCTCAGACACCTGGAGGTTCAACTCCCACAGGAACAAATTCTGGATCTTTAGTTGGCTCAACTACTGGAATTGGTAGTTCCTTATTGGGATCATCCAATGGGTCTAACACTTCTGGGGTTAATGTTAGTGCAGCTACTGTGACTAACTCAACCAGTGGTTCTGTTGGAGCTCAACCTGGTGAAGCAAAAGCCTATGAAGTCACTCAAGCTGGTGCACAAGGTTCAGAAGGAACTCCATGGGGGCTTTATGCCGTTGTTGGAGTGATAGCTGTTCTGGCATTAGGTGGAGTCGGATTCTTCTACAAAGGTGGTAAGTTCTAGTTAATAAAAACAATTTTTCCCCTTTTTCTTTTTTCTTTTTTAAAGTGTGATTGAATTTTTTTATAATCTTTAATACTCCCTATACACTCTATTAAATCAACATTTTTATATTTTAATCAAATTAGAACTCATATTTCCGCTGTTTTTTTGCTGTTTTTTAAAATGATAAGCCTTAGTTGAAAGGGGATATGATAATGGACTTATAATGGATCATAATCGAAATATTTATAAATGATAAAAAAGTTAGGTATACCTAAGAAAATTAGGCTAACCTAACTCTGACTTTTTTAGTCACAAAAATAGGGGTTAACCAAAAAAATAGGGAGGCAAATTAACCATGATAAAATCGTTAAACAATCTTAAACAAGGCGAAACTGGAAAAATAACATCCTTCAAAGG carries:
- a CDS encoding ECF transporter S component; this encodes MHLSDGLIPLWQAAIYWIITIAVLAIYMYKLSKTEDKGKILVNTAILAAVTVVVSSISIPSPFGIPIHLFVIPLVVILLGPLSGVTVAFLCFIVQFLFLGMGGITSLGANVVTMGIVMSFSTYYFYQFTKELDDRLSIFSGTFMGIIMATITQIIILLIAGVATLEVLMATLVPFYLFVGVIEGIINVFIILSIFKLKPELAKVEQI
- a CDS encoding SBBP repeat-containing protein, with translation MKKQKQIKRSGILLFIVLVFALCFCGSVTAHDSNYPAVTITNPQHNTQVNGTVHINATAESHSEITQVVFNVSDGHVATDNNPNDGWSYDWDTSNTPNGQYSVKATALNLEGLTGSYTILLNVNNSQQSTQLTVNDVQGIPNQSANLNALLKDASSNPIQGKVVQFSVNGTVVGTGTTDSSGVATYAYTPTVTGIYNLQAIFKGDLRYASSQDNATILSLPNNPFLNYSTYFGGSEWEKGKGIFVDEQGNIYISGVTKSANTSPNDFPAPTGGVTRIGPGGNYDVFVVKMDRNGNLIYSTILGGTLRETPNSLAVDALGNAYVTGHTQSADYPTTEGAYDRIYGNVTDAFVFKLNSTGNLVYSTYLGGTILTRGWGIAVDNAGCAYITGITNSPDFPTTEGAFQTTKGGPVWHNGDEFDQVYQDSFDAFITKLNSTGTALIYSTYLGGSQAEQPLDIAIDSAGCAYIVGEETCSMDFPVKNAFQNIFGGGSQDSFVTKLNPNGTALIYSTYLGGLGADQGVKLTVDAAGNAYITGETYSSNFPTTEGAYQRTYKGPDENNGDAFVTKLDTNGALIFSTLLGGNGDDAGTGIAVNSDGTIYVAGQTASTDFPTTPNAYQTTNAGNYDAFVSRLSPDGKVLSYSTYLGGNTIVAGTATSTDQANNLVLGQGGFYVYGFTNSADFPTTTDAFQKNNGYKGTGTGVWDMFITKFVNPTQITTGNVTGEKDATVNLTATLSEANTLGYAPLANKTVRFMVNGVFAGNATTNGNGVATLTYPVSLVGGNYTVQAFFDGDLDHLASSTSGTLKVPQSSLHVRTSSNKANPAVGDTVIVTYKLSNDGPDAARNVVMRFTVPEGLEYIGATKDVGNVEYDEATRTVIWTMDTVPVGDPYISVNMRVLSAAVFGLQPQLTTTTYDPTIASSVLYRTLTTRERAVDTSGNSNASVNAATANGTGSGVGVNAASSTVPMQTTGFPLVGLVLAVLMLVGGMATSKK
- a CDS encoding FmdE family protein, coding for MRKQGVILVIATLMAVILCGAVSATDSSTTGGEGNISDVNSSGNVDPILWVNVGYEYANDNITPEIKVTDSNNNSVAFDKTRYSDTLYRLNFTYAGVTNGTMFNVMVSAPGYITQKKQVTVYQAGTDPDFIGNLNFDMKATENYKLGREVTSTANQQLNFSTADAVLAITTAGVPQLNGGTSEDCIEGILNGSNGLVSYGKGNLLMLRQTAVDPVDFAFIVKRGTSLIAICFRNGTATPVYMGTISENMSAADWNKLIASVGGENAFSFASLANAWNAGAPSDLLREAAFHGHVCQGTISGYTITQALLKYYPPIQETAGGSGSPGDITSYKVIGVPGDSDDDAAMYFLDATAGKGGYTGYDTTPTGATSNMVGFIRWYSNTNTGELIIMRFKRAENRQQFEQETGITLNNDLAELKFNTWILGKLKTNPEQLVEFITEKTGLTEEQYYYILGTATNITNSNGTVRIPAQDAHGLDMAYINSLNLTNATRATASTTSATELTYDQLKQIGIDAANLAKQIFKDQLGIDLEKDDADLAVLTSAGYVYLNGQSTEATWDGIFEVLGSRLSRSTLLPIHMGLWKPLWYTFALRDANGTTLNALYMRYDPVTKQWIVTNGSDGNKVNDIGPAALNNKTQLNNLNKVFPDGNFFNIQSIANAWRNNPKFDQLVTFLFHDHACPGVQPGFFITDYIFNNIPLSEGQSYNYIANSIYCKDDSLIYLLGVSPGMGTYMNQRLPNDEVDSDLIPGGTEEGILVVWDNNTNTGKVYIITFSWADIDVSDLTTSEAKREAQIQAYIDMYNGIPNPRVRNNQQTTSTYLGTVSRSQFTTLQQGGENGENSQQTARRWFASGSNPSGTGSSSPGTGLISSSNGSGTGLLGSSNGANVSSVNVSAATVTNSTSGSVGTQPGDAKAYEVTQAGAQGSEGTPWGLYAIVGVIAVLALGGVGFFYKGGKFGR
- the nikR gene encoding nickel-responsive transcriptional regulator NikR, translating into MRISMSLPRKLLGEFDEVLRDRGYNSRSKGIRDALEDYIIRYQWMQEMEGERMGTIAVIFEYHYTDVLKDLADIQHDFRKQITAVMRTEIGEKYCQEIIVVKGDVKHIRDLTEKIKRLKGVEHVKLTITVSKSSSH